In Gammaproteobacteria bacterium, one DNA window encodes the following:
- a CDS encoding ATP-binding cassette domain-containing protein produces MTSKAEGVVVMRDIVTRFGEKLVHDGISLDVYRGEVLAVVGGSGSGKSTLMREMVMLQAPTSGSVTVLGREVTGQSEVSLLPLRRRLGVMFQHGALFGGQTVLENVGVPLREHTELSSDLIDEVAVLKLRLAGLDPEVGAMSPSQLSGGMRKRAALARALALDPELIFLDEPSSGLDPVSADELDDLILQLKQLLGLTIVMVTHDMDSLWRVADRVLLLGGGRILGSGTMQELARSDEPAIQRFFAGPRARAAGRQHDQGAVS; encoded by the coding sequence ATGACGAGTAAGGCTGAAGGCGTCGTTGTCATGCGCGATATCGTGACCCGCTTTGGTGAAAAACTGGTGCACGACGGGATCTCTCTCGATGTTTATCGCGGTGAAGTGCTTGCCGTTGTCGGTGGCAGCGGCAGCGGCAAGTCGACCCTGATGCGCGAAATGGTAATGCTGCAGGCGCCTACCTCCGGTTCGGTGACCGTGCTGGGGCGCGAGGTGACCGGGCAGTCCGAAGTATCGTTGCTGCCGCTGCGCCGGCGGCTGGGCGTCATGTTCCAGCACGGTGCGCTGTTTGGCGGCCAGACCGTTCTGGAAAACGTTGGCGTGCCACTGCGCGAACATACCGAGCTCAGTTCCGACCTGATTGACGAAGTAGCCGTGCTGAAGCTGCGCCTGGCCGGTCTCGATCCCGAGGTCGGTGCAATGTCGCCCAGCCAGCTCAGTGGCGGCATGCGCAAGCGCGCCGCGCTGGCACGCGCTCTGGCACTCGATCCCGAGCTGATTTTTCTCGATGAGCCCAGCTCGGGCCTGGACCCGGTCAGTGCGGATGAGCTGGATGATCTCATCCTGCAGTTGAAACAGCTGCTGGGGCTGACTATCGTCATGGTGACTCACGACATGGATTCCTTATGGCGGGTGGCCGATCGCGTCCTGTTACTGGGCGGTGGCCGTATACTCGGGTCGGGTACGATGCAGGAGCTTGCGCGGTCGGATGAGCCGGCCATCCAGAGGTTTTTCGCCGGTCCCCGTGCGCGCGCAGCGGGGCGGCAACATGACCAGGGAGCTGTAAGTTGA
- a CDS encoding MlaE family lipid ABC transporter permease subunit: protein MRSGSNKSTQSAASVRVAGPHIECSGRWTALRLAAAERQLRSLRPPPGELQIDLAGVQRIDTAGAWLLHRTRERLQQRGNSVSFSGQGEETDELLQLAAEQGCEPGNVPRPRDPGFLENLGRDSLEVLHEQVSFLSFIGHITFSALRVLLTPARLRWRQVVQDAEEAGFDALPIVGLLSFLIGVVIAYQGGVVLQQYGAGIFIADLVGLAMLRELSPLVTAIIVAGRTGSAYTAQIGTMKVTEEVDAMRTMGIMPIGLLVLPKLFALILMLPLLTVFADIMGLLGGMVMAGSMLDVSFQNFVDRLTQSVRLQDYLVGVGKAPVFAAIIASVGCYQGFRVSGSAESVGRHTTISVVQSIFLVIVVDAIFSIVFSRLDI from the coding sequence ATGCGTTCCGGCAGTAACAAGTCCACCCAAAGCGCGGCATCCGTGCGTGTTGCCGGTCCGCATATCGAATGCAGTGGTCGCTGGACGGCACTGCGCCTGGCTGCGGCGGAGCGGCAACTGCGATCCCTGCGGCCACCGCCGGGTGAACTGCAGATTGACCTGGCAGGCGTGCAGCGAATCGATACCGCCGGCGCCTGGCTGCTGCATCGTACCCGTGAACGCCTGCAGCAGCGCGGCAACAGCGTCAGCTTTTCCGGCCAGGGAGAGGAAACAGACGAGTTGCTGCAGCTGGCGGCAGAGCAGGGGTGCGAGCCGGGTAACGTTCCGCGCCCGCGTGATCCCGGGTTCCTGGAAAACCTTGGCCGCGACAGCCTCGAAGTGCTCCACGAGCAAGTCTCTTTTCTTTCATTCATCGGCCACATCACCTTCAGCGCGTTGCGTGTGCTGCTCACCCCGGCGCGGCTACGGTGGCGGCAGGTCGTGCAGGACGCCGAGGAAGCCGGGTTCGATGCCCTGCCTATCGTTGGCCTGCTGTCCTTTCTGATCGGCGTGGTGATCGCCTACCAGGGCGGTGTCGTGCTGCAGCAGTACGGGGCCGGGATATTTATCGCTGACCTTGTCGGCCTGGCAATGTTGCGTGAACTGTCGCCGCTGGTAACCGCAATCATCGTTGCTGGTCGTACCGGCTCGGCGTATACCGCCCAGATTGGCACCATGAAAGTCACCGAAGAAGTCGATGCAATGCGCACGATGGGTATCATGCCGATCGGGCTGCTGGTACTGCCAAAATTGTTTGCACTGATATTAATGCTGCCATTACTGACGGTGTTCGCCGATATCATGGGCCTGCTCGGCGGCATGGTTATGGCCGGCAGCATGCTCGACGTCAGTTTCCAGAACTTTGTCGACCGGCTGACGCAATCGGTACGCCTGCAGGACTACCTGGTCGGCGTCGGCAAGGCGCCGGTATTCGCAGCAATCATTGCCTCGGTTGGCTGTTACCAGGGTTTTCGCGTCAGCGGCAGCGCCGAAAGCGTGGGGCGCCACACCACGATCAGTGTGGTGCAGTCAATCTTCCTGGTCATTGTGGTTGACGCAATATTTTCAATCGTCTTCAGCAGGCTGGATATCTGA
- a CDS encoding c-type cytochrome produces the protein MKAAIKLSALLALGLCGMNAAAGDVAAGEEKAVTCAACHGAGGAAPISPQYPILAGQHADYLVQSLLQYKNGERKNMIMAGLAAGLSEQDIEDLAAYFSAQSSPLRTVD, from the coding sequence ATGAAGGCAGCAATAAAACTGTCGGCACTGCTGGCGCTGGGCCTCTGCGGCATGAATGCTGCTGCCGGCGATGTCGCGGCTGGCGAAGAAAAGGCAGTAACATGCGCTGCCTGTCACGGGGCCGGCGGTGCGGCGCCAATCAGTCCGCAATACCCGATCCTTGCCGGGCAGCACGCCGATTACCTGGTCCAGTCGCTGCTGCAATACAAAAACGGTGAGCGCAAGAACATGATCATGGCGGGCCTGGCCGCGGGACTGAGCGAGCAGGACATTGAAGACCTGGCGGCCTACTTCTCGGCACAGAGTTCGCCGCTGCGTACCGTAGACTGA
- a CDS encoding cytochrome c yields the protein MTGFSRVGATLLILVLAAPVLADGADETGAIKAETCRGCHGIEGYKNVYPTYKVPMLAGQNKDYLVIALKAYKSGERSHPTMQSQAMTLSEQDMEEIAAYFAAQGGGEQ from the coding sequence ATGACCGGCTTCTCACGCGTTGGTGCCACACTGCTGATTCTCGTGCTTGCCGCACCGGTACTGGCCGATGGTGCGGACGAGACCGGGGCCATCAAGGCCGAGACCTGTCGCGGCTGCCATGGCATCGAGGGTTACAAGAATGTCTATCCCACTTACAAGGTGCCGATGCTGGCAGGCCAGAACAAGGACTACCTGGTGATTGCATTGAAGGCATACAAGAGCGGTGAGCGTTCGCACCCGACCATGCAGTCCCAGGCAATGACATTGAGCGAGCAGGATATGGAAGAGATCGCCGCCTATTTCGCCGCGCAGGGTGGAGGTGAGCAATGA
- a CDS encoding GGDEF domain-containing protein — translation MDTLEIQPASAPAADLLDNIEVLSDLRLFRSVSPDTMALYLEECAIKSISAGELLLSPDRPNLHFFVVLDGTLQIHLDSVDQQALTTLTKGDCVGEMSILESKNPSAFVMAVEETQLLMIPHDTLWAMINVSHAIARNLLVILSQRVRSDNRIIADSVVIMRQYERKSVTDALTGLYNRHWMEDMFRRELRRCRIGEKPVCLIMVDVDGFKTYNNDFGHLVGDHALCCVADALRDHFRPTDLIARFGGDEFSIMLPDTTFENALMVAERVRKGVEESNTGQLDDGSAPVTISMGVAESDAADSLETLIERADAALYRSKLRGRNRVSR, via the coding sequence GTGGACACTCTGGAAATCCAACCCGCTTCTGCGCCTGCGGCAGACCTGCTCGACAATATTGAGGTGCTCAGTGACCTGCGGCTGTTTCGCAGCGTCAGCCCCGATACGATGGCACTGTATCTTGAGGAGTGCGCAATCAAGTCGATCAGTGCCGGCGAGTTGCTGCTGAGCCCCGACCGACCCAACCTGCATTTCTTTGTCGTCCTGGACGGGACCCTGCAGATCCATCTCGATAGCGTGGACCAGCAGGCACTGACAACCCTGACAAAGGGTGACTGCGTTGGCGAGATGTCGATCCTGGAGAGTAAAAACCCGTCAGCCTTTGTCATGGCGGTGGAAGAGACGCAGCTGCTGATGATCCCCCACGACACGCTGTGGGCCATGATCAATGTGTCGCATGCCATTGCCCGCAACCTGCTGGTGATACTGTCGCAGCGTGTGCGCTCCGATAACCGCATCATCGCCGACAGCGTGGTGATAATGCGCCAGTACGAGCGCAAGTCCGTTACCGATGCATTGACCGGGCTGTACAACCGTCACTGGATGGAAGATATGTTCCGGCGCGAGCTGCGGCGCTGCCGTATTGGCGAAAAGCCGGTTTGCCTGATCATGGTCGATGTGGATGGTTTCAAGACTTACAACAATGATTTTGGCCACCTGGTCGGAGACCACGCCCTGTGCTGCGTTGCTGACGCACTGCGCGACCATTTCCGGCCGACGGACCTGATTGCCCGCTTTGGCGGCGACGAGTTCAGCATCATGTTGCCCGACACGACATTCGAAAATGCCCTTATGGTCGCGGAGCGCGTGCGCAAGGGCGTCGAGGAGTCAAACACGGGGCAGCTCGATGACGGGAGCGCGCCGGTGACCATCTCGATGGGCGTAGCGGAGTCCGATGCCGCAGATTCGCTGGAAACCCTGATCGAGCGAGCTGACGCCGCCCTGTACCGCTCCAAGCTGCGCGGTCGCAACCGGGTATCGCGCTGA
- a CDS encoding universal stress protein encodes MFECILAVADPTVETQNAVSRAADLARRTGARLDLLICDYDDHLAGTRFGDSADLQQGRQALLDASRERLEGLAGPLRETGIEVATHATFYHPLHEGILVKARELAPDVIVKDTHYHHALKRSIFTNTDWELIRLCPQNLLLVKNEEWSQRPVIMAAVDPMHLGDKPAALDAAILDTGEVLASAADGELHVVHCYPVSAPAAAAATGTVMPSTVDLETLRSSIESAHREALERLLQGRDIASDKIKLLAGEPRRQLVEAASEQHADVVVTGAVSRGRLKRAFLGFTALHILDRLPCDLMIIKPPAT; translated from the coding sequence GTGTTCGAGTGTATTCTTGCCGTCGCAGACCCTACTGTCGAGACCCAGAATGCAGTCAGCCGTGCCGCAGACCTGGCACGACGGACTGGTGCCCGCCTTGACCTGTTGATCTGTGACTACGACGACCACCTGGCAGGAACCCGCTTTGGCGACTCCGCCGACCTGCAGCAGGGCCGCCAGGCGTTGCTTGATGCATCGCGCGAGCGACTCGAGGGGCTCGCCGGGCCGCTGCGCGAGACGGGTATCGAGGTTGCCACCCATGCGACGTTTTACCACCCGCTGCACGAAGGCATCCTGGTCAAGGCGAGGGAGCTTGCGCCGGACGTGATCGTAAAGGACACGCACTACCATCACGCCCTCAAGCGATCGATTTTTACCAATACCGACTGGGAACTGATACGCCTTTGTCCGCAAAACCTGTTGCTGGTAAAAAACGAAGAGTGGTCGCAACGGCCGGTGATCATGGCCGCCGTTGATCCCATGCATCTTGGCGACAAGCCGGCGGCACTCGATGCGGCAATACTCGACACCGGCGAGGTTCTTGCCAGTGCGGCAGACGGTGAGCTGCACGTTGTGCATTGCTATCCGGTGTCGGCACCGGCGGCTGCCGCAGCAACCGGTACGGTCATGCCGTCGACGGTCGACCTCGAGACGCTGCGGTCGAGTATCGAATCGGCACACCGCGAGGCCCTTGAGCGATTACTGCAGGGCCGCGACATTGCCAGTGACAAAATCAAACTTTTGGCAGGGGAGCCACGCCGGCAGCTGGTCGAGGCCGCCAGCGAGCAGCATGCCGATGTAGTCGTCACCGGCGCCGTGTCCCGCGGCCGGCTGAAAAGAGCGTTTCTGGGCTTTACCGCACTGCATATTCTGGATCGGCTGCCGTGCGACCTGATGATCATCAAGCCACCGGCAACTTGA
- a CDS encoding serine/threonine protein kinase, giving the protein MSNSEKLLKRDLLGEVRLLQQPGGEWLSRRDAGAARWWLRPIARRLAARENRALQLLTAIDGVPRSLSASHSTLDREWLAGAPMQEAGPRDKAYYREALRLLRQIHRAGVVHNDTAKEPNWLVRTDGSPALIDFQVAMCFRQRGRLFRMLAREDVRHLLKHKRTYLSAGLTSRQKKMLATPAISARLWRISGKPLYLWVTRRLLGWSDREGADDRRPAG; this is encoded by the coding sequence ATGAGCAACAGCGAAAAACTGCTGAAACGCGACCTGTTGGGTGAGGTGCGCCTGCTGCAGCAGCCCGGCGGCGAGTGGCTCAGCCGGCGTGATGCCGGCGCGGCCCGCTGGTGGCTGCGCCCGATTGCCCGGCGACTGGCGGCACGCGAAAACCGTGCGTTGCAGCTGCTGACGGCAATCGACGGCGTGCCGCGCTCCCTCAGCGCAAGCCACAGCACGCTGGACCGCGAGTGGCTGGCCGGGGCGCCAATGCAGGAAGCCGGTCCTCGCGACAAGGCGTATTACCGCGAGGCCCTGCGGCTGTTGCGGCAGATTCACCGCGCCGGTGTTGTGCACAACGACACCGCCAAAGAGCCCAACTGGCTGGTGCGCACGGACGGCAGCCCGGCACTGATCGATTTCCAGGTCGCGATGTGTTTTCGCCAACGCGGCCGCCTGTTTCGCATGCTGGCCCGCGAGGACGTGCGCCACCTGCTGAAGCACAAACGCACCTACCTGTCCGCTGGTCTGACATCGCGACAGAAGAAGATGCTGGCAACACCGGCAATATCGGCGCGGTTGTGGCGCATCAGCGGCAAGCCACTGTATCTGTGGGTCACGCGCCGTTTGCTGGGGTGGTCTGATCGCGAGGGGGCCGACGATCGTCGGCCGGCCGGTTGA